A region of Paractinoplanes abujensis DNA encodes the following proteins:
- a CDS encoding AIPR family protein, with protein MVDGRDDYGIDAVAIGQANPQLWLIQTKWNRNGQASIGVADALKMIEGLEKLDHQDYSPLNAKLQALAPRIKGVLDQEDARITLLIGLMGVQSLSTDVTRRLDEACARFNGFGPMLDYEVCLAPEIWGIVQAGITPPKVDLTVKMQEWFRRAYPFDSYSGSVPVGEVADWLDEHGDRLFEGNIRKSLGITRVNQSVVETLQVEPSRFFYYNNGITILCRGIEATPFARTSPHGPISLKLTDASVVNGAQTVSAALEAMKRDPATLEAAFVTVKVIATGRGADDIANQITKATNTQNHVERRDYVALDPVQSNIRDDFALTLQKTYTIKRGEIEPPPEAGCSVVHAAIALACAHHNSELAVRAKRDPDLLWEEGPAGAYRLLFHPQPSALQIWRSVLLLRAVRTTLHECRAQWEGRAGSIAEHGEFLIAHLVFQELGRDGVDNPEFEWEDVLAQAPEATQNAVRRLVNAVDSHYGTTSFITSTLGNPERFSFLAQEILADGRAGKPVPALPDSYIPRAPRQRTRRPNTVSILVDAGRIKEGTPLEFRPIGGPERQAIQSWLEGDSRRTQATWVNHRTKPLLWAVDGQRYSPTGLVQRIWATAGWKNAPIAVQGTAQWFLPGEGSLVGLAEAILRAEEQQPEAN; from the coding sequence GTGGTCGACGGACGCGATGACTACGGCATCGACGCCGTGGCTATCGGTCAAGCCAATCCGCAGCTGTGGCTGATCCAGACGAAGTGGAATCGGAACGGCCAGGCGAGTATAGGAGTAGCCGATGCATTAAAGATGATAGAAGGGCTGGAAAAACTAGACCACCAGGACTACAGCCCGCTAAACGCCAAGCTGCAGGCACTGGCACCACGTATTAAGGGAGTGCTCGACCAAGAAGACGCGCGCATCACTCTTCTCATCGGACTGATGGGGGTCCAGAGCCTATCCACAGATGTCACACGACGTCTGGACGAGGCATGCGCACGGTTCAACGGCTTCGGACCGATGCTCGACTACGAGGTCTGCTTGGCGCCGGAGATTTGGGGCATCGTGCAGGCCGGCATCACACCGCCCAAGGTCGACCTTACGGTGAAGATGCAGGAGTGGTTCCGCAGGGCTTACCCGTTCGATTCCTACTCAGGTAGCGTTCCGGTAGGTGAAGTAGCCGACTGGCTCGACGAACACGGCGATCGGCTATTTGAGGGGAACATTCGCAAGTCTCTTGGCATAACGCGCGTAAACCAATCGGTTGTCGAGACCCTGCAGGTTGAACCCAGCCGCTTCTTCTACTACAACAACGGCATCACCATTCTCTGCAGAGGCATCGAAGCCACGCCATTCGCGCGAACCTCTCCGCACGGCCCTATCAGCCTCAAGCTGACCGATGCCAGCGTAGTCAACGGGGCACAGACCGTATCCGCGGCCCTGGAGGCGATGAAGCGCGATCCAGCGACTCTGGAAGCTGCTTTCGTGACGGTCAAAGTTATCGCCACGGGCAGAGGCGCGGACGACATAGCCAACCAGATCACCAAGGCCACCAACACGCAGAACCACGTCGAACGACGTGACTATGTCGCACTGGACCCCGTGCAATCCAATATCAGGGATGACTTCGCGCTGACCTTGCAGAAGACATACACGATCAAGCGGGGCGAGATCGAACCTCCGCCCGAGGCGGGTTGCTCTGTCGTTCATGCGGCGATCGCTCTGGCATGCGCTCATCACAATTCCGAATTGGCCGTCCGAGCAAAGCGTGATCCGGACCTGCTCTGGGAAGAGGGCCCGGCCGGCGCATACCGGCTGCTGTTCCACCCTCAGCCCTCTGCACTTCAGATCTGGCGGTCCGTACTGCTTCTCCGCGCTGTTCGGACCACGTTGCACGAGTGCCGGGCGCAATGGGAAGGTCGCGCGGGTTCAATTGCTGAGCATGGCGAGTTCCTTATCGCTCACCTCGTCTTCCAGGAGCTGGGACGCGACGGCGTCGACAATCCCGAGTTCGAGTGGGAGGACGTGTTGGCACAGGCTCCGGAAGCCACTCAGAACGCGGTCCGCCGACTCGTGAACGCGGTCGATTCGCATTATGGAACGACCTCTTTCATCACAAGCACACTGGGAAACCCCGAGCGCTTCAGCTTTCTTGCGCAAGAGATCCTGGCCGACGGCCGGGCCGGTAAGCCGGTTCCGGCACTCCCGGACAGCTACATCCCTCGGGCGCCACGGCAACGTACGCGGCGCCCTAATACGGTATCGATTTTGGTGGATGCCGGGCGCATCAAAGAAGGCACGCCTCTGGAATTCCGGCCGATCGGCGGACCGGAAAGGCAAGCCATTCAGTCGTGGCTGGAGGGAGATTCACGCCGGACTCAGGCGACGTGGGTGAACCATCGCACAAAACCGCTCCTGTGGGCAGTGGACGGGCAGCGTTACTCCCCGACCGGCCTGGTCCAGCGGATCTGGGCGACAGCTGGATGGAAAAATGCGCCGATCGCCGTTCAGGGTACCGCGCAGTGGTTTCTTCCCGGCGAGGGTTCATTAGTGGGGCTGGCGGAGGCGATACTGCGAGCAGAAGAGCAGCAACCCGAGGCCAACTAA